In a genomic window of Actinomycetota bacterium:
- a CDS encoding cytochrome c maturation protein CcmE: protein MKRGRVFFAVAIIVGALGWVAAKGLTSALVYYNTPTDLLAKSASAVGERARLGGLVVPGSVQEHGDVIRFVVTDGTNHMTVIDTGGVPALFRAGQGVVVEGLLGRDGAFHADTVLVKHSGVYRPPSPGETPHSADLAGT, encoded by the coding sequence GTGAAGCGGGGCCGGGTCTTCTTCGCCGTCGCCATCATCGTCGGGGCCCTCGGATGGGTGGCGGCGAAGGGGCTGACCAGCGCGCTCGTCTACTACAACACCCCCACGGACCTGCTCGCCAAGAGTGCGTCCGCGGTCGGGGAGCGGGCCCGCCTGGGAGGCCTGGTGGTGCCGGGCTCGGTGCAGGAGCACGGCGACGTCATCCGGTTCGTGGTCACCGACGGGACGAACCACATGACCGTGATCGACACGGGCGGCGTTCCCGCCCTGTTCCGGGCGGGCCAGGGGGTCGTGGTGGAAGGGCTCCTGGGGCGCGACGGCGCGTTCCACGCGGACACGGTCCTGGTCAAGCACAGCGGTGTGTACCGGCCGCCGTCGCCGGGAGAGACGCCGCACTCCGCGGACCTCGCCGGCACGTAA